A segment of the Coffea arabica cultivar ET-39 chromosome 8c, Coffea Arabica ET-39 HiFi, whole genome shotgun sequence genome:
GTATTAAGTGTGAATTGGATGAGACTCTTGGTCCCACAATCAAAAATTTTGGAGTCAAAGTCAACTGATTAATTTCAATGCTGAGTTGCTGTCTAAACGCTAATTTATACGATTTACTTGCTATCCAAACGTCTATTTCATATTTACGCAATCATAAAATGTAATCTAAAAATAAtctcaaataatctactatccaaacGTATTTGGAATCAGAAGTTGTTACAAAAAATATATGAGTAGTGAATAATGAATTACAACCTGTTAAAAAACTCTTATATCATTCTAGAACGATTGACAATACACTACATGATTTAGTGACCACCGTTCGTGCCCTTTCCATattaattgattgtttttaGAAAAGCATATAAAAAATTGTCAACCAGTAAATAAGTAATCACGAGAACTTGAATGTATAAAATTAAGGTTAAAATGGTAAAGTAATAAATAAGTAAACCAGTAACAAGACTGTTTAGGGTTAAAGCGGTTAAAAACCTCTTTTCGGTTAAAATTTGGGTGAAGTCAAGAAGAGAAAGTAAGTTTTTAAGGCGATGGTTGGGATCTGAAGGAAGGAGAACAGTAGCTGAAGAAGAACTGGGCAAAGCCCGTTTCTTGAACAGACAATTCTCAGTTGAAAATGTGAGTAAATTTACCCAAAAGTTCCATACTTGTCTTTAAacgttttcaattttattagtGTACAATGGAAAACAAACACAAACATGTTGTTGGTATTAACCAACATAATTTGAAGACTTTAGTTTGCATGATGGTTTTGCGCAGGTGGTTAAAACCCTGATAAAACCTGAATCTGTAATGCTAATTGTGTAATTCTTCATGGGAAATTGAAGTGGACTATGCCGCAATCCTTGGgaaaaagattgaatttttCTGGTTAATTAGTGAGAAGGGCTTTTGTTATGATTCTGTATGAAGTGTACTGTTCAATGTACACGACAAAGTGTTGTGGTATAGAAGTTAAATAAAAGGGCAGCCTTTACTATAAATAAGTCTTAAGTTGCACCCTTTTTATTCGAATAGCTGAGGGAGTGCACCCTTTTCACAAGTTTGTGCTTTTTTTGGATTTATTACGCTTGCTAGATTCCTTTCGTATTTTGTTTAGGAGTGTTAATTTGAAACCTGCAATGGAATGTTTGTCACATTACTCGTATGCAGGGGAAAGAGGAGGGCGGGAGGCGAAGGAACCAGTCGTAACGTACGGCAGAGAGGTGATAATCTGGAATGTGATATTCATCAAAGTGGTAGTATTGACATTGGAGAGAATGAAGGGGCTGAAAGTAATTCAACCAGAATGAGGACGGAAGCAAGACATGATGCAGCAGATGCAAGCAGCAGCGCGAATGTAGAAAACTTGCAGTCTGAACAAGTTAGAGCAGCCATTTCACGAGTAAGTAGATTGATTTACTGGTTATAGGACTTCCGATGATTTGTTTATTTAAATGTCTTGATATGATGAGCTGTTCAGTGTTTTTCCAATTGATGATTGATATGTAAGTTTAATTGTTGAAATTTGAATTGCAGTCACCATATAGCACTAGAAGCTCGACGCATATGGTGAAAGAAATAATTGACAAGCTCACGCCAGAACAAGAGAATGCAATTAAGGATCTAGGTTTTGCACCGATTCTAAAGATACTAGCTTTCAATCTAGATAACGATTACTGTTCTTGGTTGGTGGACCATTTCAATGCAGAGCAGAGGACATTGAATGTCCATGGTAGAAGTTTGAAGGTGACTCCTAAGCATGTTGGGTATGTAACGGGATTGAATAGTGAAGGCTTGGATGTAGCTGCTTTAGAAAGTGAATTGTCTTTGGATGATAATTTACTGACTGAATTTAACATTCAGTTGGATAATGGCGGTGAGATAGGCTTGGCCAGACTGAGAACTAGTCTAATGAAGACCAACAGTAGCGGGACAGACTTCAAAGTTAAGTTTGTGCTGTTTTTGCTCTGCAGACTCTTATGCCGTAGGACGAAGTTTGCTATAAGGAAGAGCTTGCTTGCAGTAGTTGCCAAGGTGGACAATTTGAAGAACATGAACTGGTCTAAATACATCCTTGACCACCTGATTGACTCTCTTCGCGATCAGAGGCAAAGAAATCAGTTCGAGTTTGTTGGGTGCATTGTTGTTTTGATGGTAATCTATTTTCAGTATATAGTGGTACATCAAATTCTCATTATTTGTTCATTCAGGTTTCTTGTAATTTTGGGAGAACAGATCTCGATATGTGTACCTGAGTATTTCAACTGGTTTCATGCTTCTGTGTATGTTATGCTTGTGGTACATAATGCCATTGAGATTATTTGATTTACGCTTCAATGTAAATTAGTTGAGATTTATCATGTTTTCATTTCAGATGCAGAGTTTGAATGCCTGTAGTAGTTGTGTTTCATTAGGCAATCTAAGAATGGAAAAATGCTTTACTTTATGCAACATTACTTGATCTTAGTAGAAGTGATAATGTCAAAAACCATAGCTTAATAAGTTCGAATCTGAATGTGGTCCCTttctaaagattttttttttgactgcTGATTTGGTAGATCTTGACTGTCTTTTAACTTTCCTTCACTACTGGTTTGGTAGATCTTGACTGTTTTTTAACTTTCTTTCACTGCTGATTTGGTAGATCTTATACTTTGAGCATTTTTGCATCCATGGTGACGCATATACAGCACTTTGTAATCGGCACATTCCACGCGTTGAAGACTGGGATGAAGAGGTGTGGAAGGGGAAGGTTGATCAGCTAAAGGTTATGGGGGTTTTCAATGGTGCACAGGTAAATGACAGGGATGTTATGTAGCATGGATTGAATTGGTCCTTGACTGTTTCTTAATATGTAT
Coding sequences within it:
- the LOC113705361 gene encoding uncharacterized protein; its protein translation is MGKRRAGGEGTSRNVRQRGDNLECDIHQSGSIDIGENEGAESNSTRMRTEARHDAADASSSANVENLQSEQVRAAISRSPYSTRSSTHMVKEIIDKLTPEQENAIKDLGFAPILKILAFNLDNDYCSWLVDHFNAEQRTLNVHGRSLKVTPKHVGYVTGLNSEGLDVAALESELSLDDNLLTEFNIQLDNGGEIGLARLRTSLMKTNSSGTDFKVKFVLFLLCRLLCRRTKFAIRKSLLAVVAKVDNLKNMNWSKYILDHLIDSLRDQRQRNQFEFVGCIVVLMILYFEHFCIHGDAYTALCNRHIPRVEDWDEEVWKGKVDQLKVMGVFNGAQVDAMFEDHSVGEERRLEDGIEKIESRLQSIEDAMRDLKGQVEQFHQMVTRLVEMVEVNQKMVLQEMRRINAKSSIVCESCGMNGDGLHNFGDCAICLNRMMLQETALVKGCQHAYCVTCILRWASYKEQPTCPLCTRPFEFLITHRSPDGSIRSYMSEESVRYLLEASWFRPPVDDEEDLDEISVGS